The sequence AGCCCAGCTGGCTGCAAAAACCGAAAAAGAGAAGCAACAAAATGTTGTTCATGAAGGATAAGATGAGTTGAAATACGAGAAATAAATGGTCTCAAAAGTTGAAGAAACCGTGAACACGGTCGAACGAGAAGGAGATAAAGGAGGTGGGAATCTGATAAGTGCGTCTATAGAAAAGATATTAAAGCATGTTGAAATTCAATTTTTACTCGGACATTACATTTTGTGTAAATTTCTGAACTACTTATCTCACAGTGTGGTACTTTCATGTTTCTTTCAATTTGTGCTATTATGGTTTCACATGTAGTTGTTTTATTTATAATATATCCATGACAAAGTACATGAAACTTGCTACTTTCTTGCATAAAATATGAGCAATTGAGTGTTGCATTGTAGTTGTATTCATTCGTAGTATTTACTTATAAATTTGCTACTATTTGTCATGTGTTTTGTGTTTTGCTACTCTCGGATTTGGTGACCTTAAACTATGTATTTTgtgtaaaataaaaatacttaagcAGATTATATTTATTTCATCCACAACAATTTTTGTGATACTGTCTTTATAATACAGGTAACTGATATAACAttttaggtttcaagtttttatgattaagagttgtcgtgcaacgcacgggctcttgaAGACTATTTAGAATATATAGCCTACATTGTATCAAAACTAAACTGAAAATATATACGTAGCATATTGCTAGTTTTAACCCTAATAATAAATTATGACAATCACAGATAATCACACGCAAATACTTCAAACTTTAATTACGGAGCACCATTTGACAGTCAACATCTCTTTCCCCTACAAATCCTCACTCAACAAACAATACCAACAATTTTCtactttatttaaaaatatactCATAACTTAATTGATTAAAATTGTCAATTTTCCATTTCTAATCTAAACATTATGTCAACTTCACAAATATACAGATGACCAGTAACCAAACAATCTGAAAACAAATTGGGTATGTAAATAAGTTGATTATATGAACATTATTGATCACCAAGTTTAACCATCTTTGCAGAAAAATAAGCAACAGGTCACCTCCATACAGTTTCATTTGCATCTGTGAAAATGGCATTGTGATGTTCTATTAAACATTGTAACACCTCTATTGCACTAAAATCGATAGGCACGCCATCGTCCAATGGAATTGCCGATGATACTTCATCCTCGCTCTCATCTGTATTTCAAAAAACAAATAACATAtagatatttaaaaattaaaagaatatattacagtaattcatgataCGAAGTGTAATTTTCAGTGAGCAATGGGACAATAGTCAACTTGTTGACTTTAGATATTCATACATGGTAATTTTGGGTAAACGCTTAAATGGATAGAGATCCCTATTTAGGCTACCTAGGGAAAGTCGGGCTTTTTGACTTAGATATAAGCGGCCTAACCATATTACCGTATTAATTTGTATATGAGAAACTAGGTTTTAACAAATGTGAACTCTTTTAAGAAAGAGATTTTCTAAAGATAGCCCTAAGGGCTATCTTAAAAATTTTCGGACATGCATTATTCAGTTGTACTATGCATATAACCACCCCACTAATTGACTAATAACTACCCCACTAACCTAAAAGTATCATCTTTAATTGCATTAATATAAATCTCTTAAGAAATGGGTACAATTGTAAAGCTTCAAATAAACTACATTATATATTTATGTGAAGTATGCAGAGAGGATGTATACATTCAgcctagatagatagatagatatatatatatgtatatatatatatatatatatgcaactaaaaacaaacctgcAAGCATATCAAATTCACTATAATTTTGTACAGGATCGGCATTTGTATTGGATTGAGTTCTTGATGGTTGGTTCCAAAACTGTATGTAAGTTTCTGGTCTCTGTCCCTGTTGCCACATAATGATTGGGGCCATCTCCATTGCAAGGCTACCAGCATCCATCTGCAACAGAGAACATATATCTCATTATTGAATGTTGGAATAGGTGTCAATACTGAATGAGTCCTTGAATAAGAGTATTGAGTAGAGGTGTCAAAATGGGCAGGTTGAGATTTCGCTAACAACGGTACATTTTCTTATCTAACAAGATATATATTAGGTTGGGTTGGGATGACCCGAAACACTTTCTATcgatattttctaccttaaaaaaTATAACCATTGTAAAATTTAGATTTCAAAAATACACAATTTCATATTAATCCGTTTTCTGAAATCACTGGTTTCGAAGATTTTGTGCATTAGAAATAGGCTTCCGATCTATAAAACATGTGTGAGCATGCACATGTGCTAGCATGTACCATAAATAACAAATAAACCAAATGCAAAGATTAATGTGTTAATCCGATAAGGGGGCACACATGAGTTCATCATGGTTAAATCACTTGAATGAGATCACATTGCAGAGAAATATACTATACGGGATAAAAAAATCGAACTTCTTTAAAACTTATTAAACTAATACTGTTTCAACATTCAAGTAAGCATATAATTTGAAAATGTAACTATTTAAGCAATATTATGTATAGGTCTATAAAAGGAAAGAGAATGAGTGCCTTGTTAAGAAGAGACTTCTGGCTAACACGGAGCAATAACGCTGTAACGAGTTCCAATGTCATGTAGTTAACTGTGGGAAGCTTCTTCAATATATTTCTCATCAGTGGTATACTTGAGCGAGCCCCTCGCACTTCATTGTGTAGTTCAAAACTGATTAACGGTTGAGGAAGGCTAGCCAGGTAACACTTGACAAGAGCTGCAACATCAATTGGGTTCACACCTTCAGGTAGTGCAGCATTCAAGTCTGCAACACCAAAAAGTAGTAAAGGATCAGTTAATGGAACGAGTGAAATGGCAAAATAAAAATATGGATGGATTTTTCTAACGATATCCCATCGTTAAGTTGCATTGATGTGTTGTACAAAATGGTTAAGCTTGACTTTTTTACGACGGTTATTAAAAACTAGAAGTCTTTTTTGCACCTTAACGACAGCACTAAGGGCCATCGATAGAAAAATCCTATAGATATAAGCACATATAGGCCAAAATATATACCTTGGTTGTATAACGACACTAGTTGCTGTATGGCCTTCTTGTTTCCTTCAGACTTGAATAAATCAGGTGAGTTGAGTCCTGAAACATAATTCTGAAGTTATCAACTAAAAAAGCAACAGAATTGAAAATATATCCTCATTGATTATGCCAAAAGGTATTAACTTTGACCCATTAACATAAACACAGTTCGCTTTGGTTAAGCCATAAAATACACATTCAACAAAAATCAATGCTGAACCAGTCATCCAACTGACCCACCCACAAATTTTGCTACTTTAACTATAATATAATCATACCTGATAATACGAGATAATCAGCACATTTGACCAAAAGAAAAGGAATAGGTTTGGTGGAATCTTGTCGCTGCACCGTAACCTCAATTGGCACACCGAAAACTGGAATGACAAAATTAGAGGTCTCAGCAACAATTCAAACAATATAGTTAAAATATAGATCAAACGTTTTTACGTTTCGTTCCAAGAAACAAGAGGGAACTTACCATCAGTGCTTGCAACACCCTGTCCAATAAACAAAAAAGTAAAGTCAATATATCTCAACGCACCAGTTGACTGAATCAAACATAATGACGTGGGAATCATATACCTTCTGCCACCGCTCGATATCAGTCAACAGAGTTTTGCTCTTCTGGGCAGTCTTCTTTGCCACCTGGAGAGACGTTATTATCTCAGTTATGTCAATCACTAAAACTGAAACACGAAAACTGCTAAACAGTTTAATACTTGAAACCGCTACTAAAGATGGTTAAATGGTTCGGTTTGGTTCGGCCTGGTTGGTTTCAGCAGTCTCATGTGAACTACCAGATGATTACGAGAGTTTGGTCATTTAACAGTTTTCTCTTTACAGAAGGGCTGAATTTGAATTTGATGACATTGACCTCAATTTTGTCACAGCAGTATTTATTAAGTCATAAAGTTTCAATCAAACTTAGCCTGATTAGTAGTTAAATTACCTCTTCGACTTTAGTTTTCCCGACAACCACCTTCTCTTTTGTCTCAGACACACCCCTCCTCAAAAAGAAGCTCGTGGTTGCTGCAGCCGAGACAAGACGTTCCTGCATCGCTTGTCTCGTAGACGGCTGCTGAAAAAGTGACCATCGGCTTTTGACCACAGACCCGACCCGTTCGGCTACTTCAGAAACATTACCTTTTGCATCTTTCGCAACCTCACCCACAAATGTTCCAGCGGATTGCCCGGCTTCTTTCAGCTTTGTCCCTGCCCCGATCAATAATACAATAAAAACTCAAATTTTACCAAGTAAAATAGAACATAAGTTAACAAAGtagtgatttaggatgatttaaGAATCTGAAAACACTTTCGGGTGACGCTTGACCCAATCTACTCTGTTCATATAAGCTTCAAAATTTTAGTCATTTGACTCGTTGAAGAGATAACGCAGCCCTAATTAATCAATATCGATAAGGTAGTTACCTGAAGAAGAGAAGAAACCACTAGCCTTTTCTTGCCACTGAGGTGAAACTACTGAAGGCATTAAGCTAAATCCGGACAACAATCAAGAATATTTTCGAATCAGTTAATACGCTTAATCTTCTAGTAATTGGCAAGGTAATATATCAAACAGGTGCTATGCTAATGCCTGCATTATAAAGTTGTAatcttttataacaaataaatgctAGCTTCACAATCCATATATTATAGTCAATTAAATTTAAACTCTagactatataaataaatataaagtaAAGTTCCATATAATCTCTTAACTTTCATACTCAATCAAGGTATGGTCAACCAAAAAATTACTCAAAATGTCCAGTTTTTTATTCCCCTTTTTTAATAAACACATCAAATTCCACATAAAGAAAAAGGTCATAAACAGAAGAATCTCAATTATACTAAAAAAGCTGAAAGCAAATCATTAAtctgcaaacatatatatacaaatacatatacatacataaatttaTGAAGGCTTACGAACAACGAAGCCCTAAAGAACTGCATAACATAATAAATAATTGAATGAAGGTTTTACCTTGTAAATTTATTGAAATTGAAACGGAGATTTATCGCACGGAATATTAAAGAACAGCTAAAAATCAAAAAAAGTTTTAATTTTTTGTTAAGAGATAAAGAGATTATGATGATACGATATTCTTTTGTTGGGGAAAGTGACAGTAGGCAAGAAAAATATACCATTGACTATCGTGTGTATGCTATTGCTGACTACTCACCTGGATCAACGGTTGGATTATGGCAAATTAGGTTGATGGTGTACACGATGTTAATGGACTTGAGTGTAGAGTAACATACCTTTATTTCTGGATTTTTCTAACAGATTATATTAACTGTAAAGAGAATTCAAACCTTTAATTAGATTATTTTTTCAATTTCAATGATActgagtatatttttatatatataaaaatatgttagcTACCTGAATACCAATTTTTAAAAcgggagttaaaaaaaaaaaaaattaatcactAATTTAGTCGCAAAAGGTTAATGATTGACaaattactagtgaaatgacccgtgaaatcacggatttAGTTaagcgaaacagtttaatgatatgttttaggaattaagtgaatataaatgctaaagtcgtttagtttaatgacccgtaaaatcacggattctgactaagaaacttgtcgttgttttaacatatagagacatgtatttttcgcatacatatgtaacgtaattaatcccgtaaagagaatccatatttgaatattaatattataataattattattataattttaataataataataataataataataataataataatcaagttTGCTTAAAttgagtatttttatttttataataattaccaatataattaatagacaaaatttgtcttatttgttatgaattaccaacataactaatagacaaaatttgtcttatttgttattaatagtactatttaatttttcacttttcacaaatcaaaccccttaactttcattaaaatataaaTAGAACCCTCCACCTTATACAtattaccaatataactaatagacaaaatttgtcttatttgttatgaatagtactattcaattttttattttttacaaaccaacccctaactttcattaaaatacaaatcgaaccccctactttatacctatattataaattattatttatcccatcactaacaccaaaaacacccaccacgctttaccggcttctacactgcgctcaacagtaggacccacataggccactactgtgctacattttttttttgtctccaacgataaaagaagcaactttcttaaaaggaacaacccttcaatgctaccaaaagatgtcgaaaaatatttttttttacaaaatagatcaactaactttaacgctaaaagaagcaactttcacaaaaggaacaacccttcaatgttagatgtcgaaaaaaattcttttttacaaaatagatccacaaaaggaaagactttattttaactcgcattcaaaacgaagccccggcgcgaagcgagggctccacaactagttcaatactaatagacaaaatttgtcttatttgttatgaatagtactatttaatttttcacttttcacaaaccaaaccccttaactttcattaaaatacaaatcgaactctCCACCTTATACATATCCAATATaacttatgaatagtactatttaatttttcacttttcacaaatcaaaccccctaactttcattaaaatacaaatcgaaccctccaccttatacatatattctaaattattatttatcccatcactaacactaaaaatactgaataataacactcaccacgctttaccgacttgtacactgTGCTCAAACAGTAAGACCCACATAAGCCACTActgtgctaattttttttttttttttttgtctccaacgataaaagaagcaactttcttaaaaggaacaactcttcaatgataccaaaaaatgtcgaaaaacattttttttttacaaaatagatcaactaactttaacgctaaaagaagcaactttcacaaaaggaacaactcttcaatgttagattaaaaaaaattacaaaatatatttaagactttttttttaacccgcattcaaaacggagcccccggcgatcaagaatcgttatccgttacctaggattgacgatttgtttgatcaacttcaaggcgcgacgtatttctccaagatcgatctacggtccggctatcatcaaatgcgggtccgtgaggaagacattgagaaaacggctttccgaacgcgttacgggcattatgaatttgtggttatgccttttggtcttacgaatgcaccggcggcattcatggatcttatgaaccgggtgtgccaacctatgttggacaagtcggttattgtgttcattgacgacatactagtctactcgaaaagtatgcacgaacatgaacgtcacttgcgcgaagttttgaagacgttaagaaaggagaagttgtttgcaaaattctctaaatgtgaattttggctaagagaggtccaatttcttggccacattgtgaacgaaggcggtatccaagtggatccggggaagattgagacggtgaagagttggggacgaccgactacgcctacggaaatccggagttttctcggattggccggttattatcgtcggtttatccaagacttttctaagatcgcctctccattaacaaagttgacgaggaagagtgctaagttcaattgggaaaacgagcaagaaattgcttttcaattattgaaagagaagttgtgtcaagctccggtgttagtgttaccggaaggcgtcgaagacatggtggtttattgtgatgcttccttaaatgggctcgggtgcgttcttatgcaaaggggtaaagtcattgcttatgcctctcgacaattaaaggaacacgaaacgaggtacccgactcatgatcttgaaatggcggcggttgtgcatgcgttgaaaatttggcgccactacttgtatggtgtcaagtgtacgatatattcggatcataagaatttgaaacacctttttactcaaagggatttgaattatcgtcaacgtagatggatggatgtggtgaaagattatgattgtgagatactttaccatccgggtaaggcgaatgtggtcgcggatgcgttaagtcgaaagactcaacatccggcgatacgtataacatcgttacgtttgattatcactaacgactttcttgaaaagatggttgaagaccaaatagaggcttatgttcacgataagcacacggaacgaattgtgggccaatcggagtttattactatgggtccgcggggtttgttgtcctttcaaggaagggtgtgggtgcctaagacgggtgattaccgacgggtgctactcgatgaagcacataagtcgaaatattccattcatccgggcgcgacgaaaatgtatcatgacttgaagaaagattattggtggccgggcatgaaacgcgatgttgtaaaatacgtcgaacgatgtgttacttgtttgcaagttaaagccgaacatcaaaagccgtatggtaagttgcaaccgttagagatcccgaaatggaaatgggagcacattaccatggacttcatcactaaattacctaagacggcgagaactcaatatgattcgatttgggttatagtggatcggttgacgaaaagtgctttgtttcttcccattaaagaagcaatatcgtcggaggccttggctaagttgtttatcaaggaagtggtctcgcgacatggcgttcctatatctattatttcggatcgagatacccgttttacatctcgattttgggaaaagtttcacgaagatatgggtacacaattaaagttgagcacggcgtatcatcctcaaacggacggtcaaaccgaacgtacgaaccaaactttggaagatatgttacgggcgtgcattatcgatttcggtggtagttgggatgagcatctacctttggtggaattttcgtacaataatagttttcatactagtatcgggatgccaccgtacgagatgctttatggtcgaagatgtcgaactcccatttgttggggagaagtgggacaaagggaaatcgggagtaccgatttggttctagagacgaataacaagattgatattatccgggagcatttgaaaaaggctcaagataggcaaaagtcgtatgccgataaacgtagacgaacgatcgaattccaagagggcgacatggttatgcttaaggtttcgccatggaagggtattattcgatttcgaaaacggggaaagttaggtcctcggtttattggaccgtttaaagttttagctcgtgttggtgaagttgcatatcgattggaattgcccgaagagcttgcggggatccataacacgtttcatgtttcccacctccgtaagtgtcttgcggatgattcctcatggatgcctttagacgagatcgaactaaacaacaagttggaatatgttgaagaaccagtcgccatactcgatgagaaagttaagaggttgagacataaagaagtgaggacttttaaagtccaatggcggcgtagcaagggttccgagttcacttgggagcccgaagagttcgtattggtttatcttccctcgtgtcatgcggcttggattgcgaggacgcaatccgaataagtgggggagagttgtaagacccgaataattgaagtgtacatatgtgtaaataagtgtattgtgcggtactcgaatcggggttggttgtatatattaaaaaaggcaaaagaagctggactgggagggttgcgcgccgcgcggattggtggcgcgccgcgccatatgactggcagattctccctttcttttaaattagatattttgtgggtattttggtaaattcacatcaaggccgagtttaatgcttggttcagtagtttgggagctcatttactcccttgttcaccaaccttatcacctcccaatttattttagtgagagagtgagttttagagagggaaagctcattttgaagaggaagaagagggtttcttgctaaagcccaagttctaaagttgttcatctcgtcattatcttcgttttggtagttgtggtatgctctaatcttaattcctttgtttaatttgatttagggctagggtttgagtcaaaggtgaacataaaacccacttttggttaattttgggtattcttgggtaatttgggtcatatagactcaatattgagttaactagggttttggaagtgttaattgatgttagagaaccctaattagctagtaagagggttagaacaccatgatttatgtaaatgggtgtaaaagggttagtggttgacccaaaaatgggtaggttgactttgaaagtgccaaatgggtcaaattgaacttaagctaattaatatgtgtagttgaagcctaaaactaatgttaaaatgtgtaaagaacctactttggttaatgatagggttttgtgatgagttaacccgattttagggttaagggtgcaaatgggtcggatttgcaccataggtcaaattggccctaggagtgagctttagagtgttgaccaacttgagttatgattttgatattgtgataaatgtaataggtgcgttacattgaagtgttcaagctcggttatctttcgacaagagattttgaggtgagtggaatatctatatatgtatgtatatgatttatgtaccgtgttgatggtgtcacatagccgttttgtgaccaaggttgtgggacttagccgtattagtccatgttttgtactaaggcacatagccgtgtttgtgcatttagtggcgagtaatagccgtgttttactcccacgttgttatttgagttacccgtacacatagccgtgttggtgtacgaaagcgtgagtaatagccgtgttctactcacattgagcaagtgatgccatagccgtttttggaacacttgaggggtgatgccatagccgtttttggaacacctcggggggttagcatgccatagccgtttttggaagataacgaatgttatgaacatcgatgacttgtttcgcgaagtcgttccctagcgaagagattggttaaccatgatttattgttgttcatactagcatttgattattgttatgagtatttatgctatgattattgctagtgatacgtttggtgatactagcttgcttatcgagaattgttatgtgttatttgatatcgtggatgcgtgtgggtaagttgtatatgcatgtatatatatgttttactcactaagctttgcttaccctctcgttgtttactatttttataggttccggtgtggacaagggtaagggcatccggttggattagagatcccgtcttgtttagtgacgcttttgggatgtgacgattttggagtttgaccgagacttgggtagtttaaccccaaacaccatgctcgttgtatcgtttggcaaataaacttttcgtggtcgaaactctaatttgtattaaacattgtatttttaacttagtggcgttttgggcacgtgtgggccccactttgtaaaactcgctcaaaccttagttatgtgctagttttacatatatgaatgtatggttaaaagcgttttggctaaaaatgtcgggaactagtcaaacattttcgttaaatagacttccggggacagcgggctgtccaggtgatttggcgcgccgcgcggtcacctggcgcgccgcgcagatgatctgcaccagaaaattttttttgtttgcaatttcgtcgtgtttggtcggctacggtttgggttgttacaagtggtatcagagcatggtctaagggatttaggtgacttgagataggcgcctagacttagactttttgtgcgtgtttatgcgggacttgtaggactttgggtcggatcggtatgattagtgcatagggttatgtgaactaatcatgtgctatttgtttgtgttgtgtttagcaatcatcaagcgagatggacgttgtactagcgagttagcgcgacgtgcttgcgtggtaatgactagctaccattactacgggtgcaaatcgggtcaaacaagcaatgtacgacgattgttgagcaagatggggtagtgtggtgtatacgtatgtaattgggtataattgtcctttcgtttcatagtttaacctaattcgttttatagaatgaagacgagaaacggtcctgatcatgaaaacgggagtacaagtgaagacgccgagttctcgaccaaggtcgaggccgtctttaagaagttgaaatcggattttcttgcggatgtccgaagggtcttccaagagtcggtcgatgggcaagtgaccgaaatgataaatgaacgattgaaggccactattgaagaggcccttgatgctagaaacgtttatcctcgaggtgaagggggtgatggaaagagagacttccactacaaaaattttaaggatactcaacctccgacgtttaatggggtgagggatccgttgaaaagtacttgttggatttcggacatcgagggggccttccgtaccgcggagtgtcctcccgagaagaaggcgaggtttgggtctagcatgttacgtgaagaaggcaaattgtggtgggatgataaaatcaatctgtatggcgaggagcaatgcatgggcttgacctgggaggagttcaagaaagagtttttcaaggaataccgaacttcatccgatcttgatcgaattcgggacgagttgcatcatttgcaacaaggttccatggatttagttaccctcaagtctacattcttggcaaagactcgtttttgcccggagtatgtgggtgatgatcataagcttatgaaagatttttatcgtactttgaatgccgactacaagagcaagattagccggggtatggctaagactttcgatgaattgtttgaattggctcggggttttgagccggaggtgcctaggaagagtgattttgttttctcgaaaaggaagtttgaaggttcgagctattcgaatttctcaaacaagaagtctaggaaaggcaccgagagcgttaatagtgtgaagaaaggtggcacgggtacttttgcgcccacttgttttaattgtgggaagtcgggtcattacgcccgtgaatgcacggtcaagacggttacgtgttttaattgcgg comes from Rutidosis leptorrhynchoides isolate AG116_Rl617_1_P2 chromosome 4, CSIRO_AGI_Rlap_v1, whole genome shotgun sequence and encodes:
- the LOC139839939 gene encoding uncharacterized Rho GTPase-activating protein At5g61530; protein product: MPSVVSPQWQEKASGFFSSSGTKLKEAGQSAGTFVGEVAKDAKGNVSEVAERVGSVVKSRWSLFQQPSTRQAMQERLVSAAATTSFFLRRGVSETKEKVVVGKTKVEEVAKKTAQKSKTLLTDIERWQKGVASTDVFGVPIEVTVQRQDSTKPIPFLLVKCADYLVLSGLNSPDLFKSEGNKKAIQQLVSLYNQDLNAALPEGVNPIDVAALVKCYLASLPQPLISFELHNEVRGARSSIPLMRNILKKLPTVNYMTLELVTALLLRVSQKSLLNKMDAGSLAMEMAPIIMWQQGQRPETYIQFWNQPSRTQSNTNADPVQNYSEFDMLADESEDEVSSAIPLDDGVPIDFSAIEVLQCLIEHHNAIFTDANETVWR